The following coding sequences lie in one Pseudomonas sp. B33.4 genomic window:
- a CDS encoding YcgL domain-containing protein has translation MKRICSIYQSSKRSGMYLYVLKSDALERVPEALMLAFGKPKHSFDLVLSPERKLASEDIVLVLENLDKQGYHLQMPPAEDEYIEHLPEELLRRNDPV, from the coding sequence TTGAAACGTATTTGTTCCATCTACCAAAGCTCCAAGCGCAGCGGCATGTACCTTTATGTGCTCAAGAGCGATGCTCTGGAGCGTGTGCCGGAAGCGCTGATGCTGGCGTTCGGCAAGCCGAAGCATTCCTTTGATCTGGTGCTGTCGCCCGAGCGCAAACTGGCCAGTGAAGACATCGTCTTGGTCCTGGAAAACCTCGACAAGCAGGGCTACCACCTGCAAATGCCACCGGCCGAAGACGAGTACATCGAGCATTTGCCCGAAGAGTTGCTGCGACGCAACGATCCGGTCTGA
- a CDS encoding D-2-hydroxyacid dehydrogenase, producing the protein MRVLIAEHDHAIYARLLRQAAPELEVLTSGDSAELARQAADCPVWLGQPDLLATLLRQGHQPQWLQSTWAGITPLLADGLRRDYRLTRAVGIFGQVMAEYVLTYILGHEREVLARLVSQVERKWDNRSGQSLVGRKVLIVGTGDIGQSVAQFLLPFGIELYGIASTAREQAPFVEVGSMADLPRLVGEVDYVVNLLPNTEHTHDIYDAALFKQFKPTGLFINAGRGVAVVDADLVEALKEGHLAGAVIDVCRQEPLPQRHPFWTAWGLLLTGHSSAPTSPALMVQLFVENLKAYQAGETLRGEVDFNRGY; encoded by the coding sequence ATGCGCGTTCTGATTGCTGAACACGACCACGCGATATACGCCCGGCTGCTGCGTCAGGCAGCGCCCGAGCTTGAAGTACTGACCAGCGGTGACTCCGCCGAACTGGCCCGTCAGGCCGCCGATTGCCCGGTGTGGCTGGGTCAGCCGGACCTGCTGGCGACCCTGCTGCGCCAGGGCCATCAACCACAATGGCTGCAATCGACCTGGGCCGGTATCACGCCGCTGCTCGCTGACGGCTTGCGCCGCGATTATCGTTTGACCCGTGCGGTGGGGATTTTCGGTCAGGTGATGGCCGAATACGTGCTGACGTACATTCTTGGCCATGAGCGCGAAGTGCTGGCGAGACTGGTCAGCCAGGTCGAACGCAAGTGGGACAACCGCAGCGGCCAGAGCTTGGTCGGACGCAAGGTGCTGATCGTCGGCACCGGCGACATTGGCCAGAGCGTTGCGCAGTTCCTGCTGCCATTTGGTATCGAGTTGTACGGGATCGCCAGCACTGCTCGCGAGCAGGCGCCATTTGTCGAAGTCGGTTCGATGGCCGATCTGCCACGCCTGGTGGGCGAGGTGGATTACGTGGTCAATCTGTTGCCGAACACTGAACACACCCACGATATCTACGACGCGGCGCTGTTCAAGCAATTCAAGCCGACCGGGTTGTTTATCAATGCCGGGCGCGGAGTCGCAGTGGTCGATGCCGATCTGGTGGAGGCGTTGAAGGAAGGGCATCTGGCGGGGGCGGTGATCGACGTTTGCCGTCAGGAACCGTTGCCGCAACGGCATCCGTTCTGGACCGCGTGGGGCTTGCTGCTGACCGGGCACAGCTCGGCACCGACGTCACCGGCGTTGATGGTGCAGTTGTTCGTCGAGAACCTGAAGGCGTATCAGGCGGGTGAAACCTTGCGCGGGGAAGTGGATTTCAACCGCGGGTATTGA
- a CDS encoding nitroreductase family protein has protein sequence MSANPRVADYAIHPQFTDRWSPRAFTGEAIPEETLLSFFEAARWAPSAYNSQPWRFLYARRDTPNWERYLGLLNEFNRSWAQHASALVIVISKTTFTAPGATEETPALWHTFDTGSAWGHLALQASISGWHTHGMAGFDQELTRKELNIPEGYALHAAVAVGKLGDKATLAEYLQAREEPSPRRPLNELAAEGDFTL, from the coding sequence ATGAGTGCCAACCCTCGTGTTGCCGATTACGCCATTCACCCGCAATTCACCGACCGCTGGTCGCCGCGCGCCTTCACCGGCGAAGCGATCCCGGAAGAAACCCTGCTGAGCTTCTTCGAAGCCGCCCGCTGGGCGCCATCGGCGTACAACTCGCAACCGTGGCGTTTCCTGTATGCGCGTCGCGATACGCCGAACTGGGAGCGTTATCTGGGCCTGCTCAACGAATTCAACCGCAGCTGGGCGCAGCATGCCTCGGCGCTGGTGATCGTGATTTCGAAAACCACCTTCACCGCACCGGGCGCGACGGAAGAAACCCCAGCGTTGTGGCACACCTTCGACACCGGCTCGGCGTGGGGCCATCTGGCGCTGCAAGCGAGCATCAGCGGCTGGCACACCCACGGCATGGCCGGTTTCGATCAGGAGTTGACGCGCAAGGAGCTGAATATTCCTGAAGGTTACGCGCTGCATGCGGCGGTGGCTGTTGGCAAACTGGGTGACAAGGCAACCTTGGCTGAGTACCTGCAGGCCCGTGAGGAGCCGAGCCCGCGCCGTCCACTGAACGAACTGGCGGCCGAAGGCGACTTCACCCTCTAA
- a CDS encoding YcgN family cysteine cluster protein, with translation MSATLEPFWKRKTLDQLDHEEWESLCDGCGLCCLQKLEDEEDNSVYYTRIACKLLDLNTCQCSDYPNRIKFVPDCIQLTPGQAEEFKWLPPTCGYRLVSEGKDLPSWHHLVSGDRDAVHHERISQSGRMLAEGSVPEDDWEDHLIFRAG, from the coding sequence ATGTCCGCCACACTTGAACCGTTCTGGAAACGCAAAACCCTCGATCAACTGGATCACGAGGAATGGGAATCGCTGTGCGACGGCTGTGGTTTGTGCTGCCTGCAAAAACTCGAGGATGAAGAAGACAACAGCGTCTATTACACGCGCATCGCCTGCAAACTGCTCGATCTGAACACCTGCCAGTGCAGCGATTACCCGAATCGCATCAAGTTTGTCCCGGACTGCATCCAGCTCACCCCGGGCCAGGCCGAAGAATTCAAATGGCTGCCGCCGACCTGCGGTTATCGACTGGTCAGCGAAGGCAAGGATTTGCCGTCGTGGCACCATCTGGTCAGCGGTGACCGCGATGCAGTGCACCACGAACGGATTTCCCAGTCCGGGCGCATGCTCGCCGAAGGCAGCGTGCCGGAGGATGACTGGGAAGATCACCTGATTTTCCGCGCAGGTTAA
- a CDS encoding DUF2892 domain-containing protein produces MTELKRVERIESTPFQSHPEQNVEGWERIGSLAGGVIMVGKGLRRGGVFGLIQVAIGGVAMARGITGHSSVKSLFEKSRQDMNNVRAKIERAGEELSKLKANAEAATKTATVTGNDSVKSPKAGV; encoded by the coding sequence ATGACCGAGCTCAAACGTGTCGAACGCATCGAATCCACCCCGTTCCAGAGCCATCCCGAGCAGAACGTCGAAGGCTGGGAGCGCATCGGCTCACTCGCGGGCGGCGTGATCATGGTCGGTAAAGGCCTGCGCCGTGGCGGCGTGTTCGGTTTGATTCAGGTGGCAATTGGCGGCGTGGCCATGGCGCGCGGGATTACCGGGCACAGCTCGGTGAAGAGCCTGTTTGAGAAAAGTCGTCAGGACATGAATAACGTGCGGGCGAAGATCGAGCGGGCCGGGGAGGAGTTGAGCAAGCTGAAGGCGAATGCCGAGGCGGCGACCAAGACGGCTACCGTGACTGGCAATGATTCGGTGAAATCGCCTAAAGCCGGGGTTTGA
- a CDS encoding RNA methyltransferase codes for MADKRYSCIGLYNPKSPENVGSVMRAAGCYGVASVFYTGKRYERAADFVTDTKRVHYDIPLIGIDDLKKILPLNCVPVAVELVEGARPLPEYTHPDRALYIFGPEDGSLDKEIRDWCEDVVYIPTTGCMNLAATVNVVLYDRMAKGLNTRSGPKFR; via the coding sequence GTGGCAGACAAACGGTACAGCTGCATTGGTTTGTATAACCCCAAATCACCGGAGAACGTCGGTTCGGTGATGCGCGCCGCAGGCTGCTATGGCGTGGCGTCGGTGTTTTACACCGGCAAGCGTTATGAACGCGCCGCCGACTTCGTCACCGACACCAAACGCGTGCACTACGACATCCCGCTGATCGGCATCGACGATCTGAAAAAGATCCTCCCGCTCAACTGCGTGCCCGTCGCCGTGGAACTGGTCGAGGGCGCCCGTCCGCTGCCGGAATACACTCACCCGGATCGCGCCCTGTACATCTTCGGCCCCGAAGACGGCTCGCTGGATAAAGAGATCCGCGACTGGTGCGAAGACGTCGTGTACATCCCGACCACCGGCTGCATGAACCTCGCCGCGACAGTCAACGTCGTGCTCTACGACCGCATGGCCAAGGGCTTGAACACCCGCTCCGGGCCGAAATTCCGCTGA
- a CDS encoding YajD family HNH nuclease, which produces MSSSTPTNTSKLDRILADNQRDKEMGYRDKALKMYPHVCGRCTREFSGKRLSELTVHHRDHNHDNNPQDGSNWELLCLYCHDNEHSRYTDQQYFSEGSLSTPKIAKATHNPFAALAGLMKKED; this is translated from the coding sequence ATGAGTTCGTCCACCCCAACCAACACGTCGAAGCTGGATCGCATCCTCGCCGACAACCAGCGCGACAAGGAAATGGGCTACCGCGACAAAGCCCTGAAGATGTACCCGCACGTCTGTGGCCGCTGCACCCGCGAGTTTTCCGGCAAGCGCCTGAGCGAACTGACCGTGCACCACCGCGACCACAATCACGACAACAACCCGCAGGACGGCTCTAACTGGGAATTGTTGTGCCTGTATTGCCACGATAACGAGCACTCGCGTTATACCGATCAGCAGTATTTCAGCGAAGGCTCGTTGAGCACGCCGAAGATTGCCAAGGCGACGCATAACCCGTTTGCCGCCCTCGCCGGTCTCATGAAAAAAGAAGATTAA
- a CDS encoding spermidine synthase — protein MKRFVLLDTTPIPESGGALCLFEYGEDFVIKIQGGDGGQLMNTRMHGSEDALAEIPCRKVAGRPDSRVLIGGLGMGFTLASALKHLGKTAEVVVAELVPGVVEWNRGPLGEKSGRPLLDPRTVIRQEDVAKVLQSEPNGFDAIMLDVDNGPEGLTQKANSWLYSAAGLNACAKALRPKGVLAVWSASADRLFSDKLKKAGFKAEEVQVFAHGNKGTRHTIWIAEKLKG, from the coding sequence ATGAAACGTTTCGTTCTGCTCGACACCACCCCGATCCCTGAAAGCGGCGGTGCCCTGTGCCTGTTCGAATATGGCGAGGATTTCGTCATCAAGATCCAGGGCGGCGACGGCGGGCAATTGATGAACACGCGCATGCACGGTTCCGAAGATGCGCTGGCCGAAATTCCATGCCGTAAAGTGGCCGGGCGGCCGGACTCGCGGGTACTGATCGGCGGTCTGGGCATGGGCTTCACCCTCGCCTCCGCGCTCAAGCATCTGGGCAAAACCGCTGAAGTGGTGGTCGCCGAACTGGTGCCCGGCGTAGTCGAGTGGAACCGTGGCCCGCTCGGCGAAAAGTCCGGTCGACCGCTGCTCGATCCGCGCACGGTGATCCGTCAGGAAGACGTGGCGAAGGTGCTGCAAAGCGAACCGAACGGCTTCGACGCGATCATGCTCGACGTCGACAACGGCCCCGAAGGCCTGACCCAGAAGGCCAACAGCTGGCTGTACTCCGCCGCCGGTCTGAATGCTTGCGCCAAGGCTTTGCGCCCGAAAGGCGTGCTGGCGGTATGGTCGGCCAGCGCTGATCGGCTGTTTTCCGACAAATTGAAAAAGGCCGGATTCAAGGCCGAAGAGGTCCAGGTCTTCGCCCACGGCAACAAGGGCACGCGCCACACGATCTGGATTGCCGAGAAGCTCAAGGGCTGA
- a CDS encoding Crp/Fnr family transcriptional regulator: MSEPTFLNNEIRDWLMDCGLFDQLQLADFAAASGYFSISTVAEGEAIFREGDAGSFMCILHTGQVAVQKTGPDGQVITMATLRSGRAFGEMAVLDGERRSATCIAASNCQLLNLGKDSLEKMLNDAPKIAAKIIRALAVSLSKRLRMADGQLAAQQV, translated from the coding sequence ATGTCAGAACCGACCTTCCTGAACAACGAAATCCGCGACTGGCTGATGGACTGTGGCCTGTTCGATCAATTGCAGCTGGCCGACTTTGCGGCCGCTTCCGGCTATTTCAGCATCAGCACCGTGGCCGAAGGCGAGGCGATTTTCCGCGAGGGCGATGCCGGCAGTTTCATGTGCATCCTCCACACCGGCCAGGTCGCTGTGCAGAAAACCGGGCCAGATGGCCAGGTCATCACCATGGCCACCCTGCGCAGCGGTCGCGCCTTCGGTGAAATGGCCGTGCTCGATGGCGAACGACGTTCGGCGACCTGCATTGCCGCGAGCAACTGCCAGTTGCTGAACCTCGGCAAGGACTCGCTGGAAAAAATGCTCAATGACGCGCCGAAGATCGCCGCCAAGATCATCCGCGCCCTCGCCGTCTCCCTGTCGAAACGTCTGCGCATGGCCGACGGCCAACTGGCCGCGCAACAGGTTTAA
- a CDS encoding S9 family peptidase yields the protein MPQSANANSAPIAHKAAGADPYAWLQERDTDAVLDYLKAENSYQEAQTADQADLRETLFEEIKGRILETDLSLPSPWGPYLYYTRTTAGDEYARHYRCPRPADDSLSLDESREQLLLDPNVLANGGFFSLGAFSISPDHQRLAYSVDASGDEIYTLFVKELANDKVSELEFEDCDGSMTWANDSLTLFFGVLDDTHRPHKLFRYRLDGTAAEEVFHEADGRFFLHCYRSSSEQQLLLSLGSKTTSEVWALDANLPHLPFTCLAPRVEDHEYDVDHGLLDGVWTWFIRSNRDGINYALYQAPDTGTAPTEADWQNLIPHSDTVMLDGVSLNTEAMTLSLREGGLPIIEVHPHGLAPYRVQLPDAAYSLYVQNSLEFESDRIRLRYEALNRPAQVRQLILASGEQTVLKETPVLGPFDADAYVSQRLWATAPDGTQVPISLVMKREMVGKAVPLYLYGYGAYGSSLDPWFSHARLSLLDRGMAFAIAHVRGGGELGEAWYRAGKQEHKHNTFSDFIACAEFLILNGITTAEKLAISGGSAGGLLIGAVLNQRPDLFAVAIAEVPFVDVLNTMLDPDLPLTVTEYDEWGNPEEPEVYERIKAYAPYENVSAQDYPATLVIAGYNDSRVQYWEAAKWVAKLRATKTDNNVLLLKTELGAGHGGMSGRYQGLRDVALEYAFVFKVLGLA from the coding sequence ATGCCCCAATCCGCCAACGCCAACAGTGCCCCGATCGCCCACAAGGCCGCCGGTGCCGACCCGTATGCCTGGCTGCAGGAGCGCGACACCGACGCGGTGCTCGATTACCTCAAGGCCGAAAACTCATACCAAGAGGCGCAAACCGCCGATCAGGCCGATTTGCGCGAAACGCTGTTCGAAGAGATCAAGGGCCGGATTCTTGAAACCGACCTGTCGCTGCCCTCGCCTTGGGGCCCGTATCTGTATTACACCCGCACCACGGCGGGCGACGAATACGCCCGGCATTACCGCTGCCCGCGTCCGGCAGACGACAGCCTGAGCCTCGACGAAAGCCGCGAACAACTGCTGCTCGACCCGAATGTGCTGGCTAACGGCGGGTTCTTCTCGCTGGGCGCGTTCAGTATCAGCCCGGACCACCAGCGTCTGGCCTACAGCGTCGACGCCTCGGGCGATGAGATTTACACGCTGTTCGTCAAGGAACTGGCCAACGACAAAGTCAGCGAACTGGAATTCGAAGACTGCGACGGCAGCATGACCTGGGCCAACGACAGCCTGACCCTGTTTTTCGGCGTACTCGACGACACCCATCGTCCACACAAATTGTTCCGCTATCGCCTGGATGGCACCGCCGCTGAAGAGGTCTTTCACGAGGCGGACGGGCGTTTCTTCCTGCATTGCTACCGTTCCAGTTCCGAGCAACAACTGCTGTTGTCGCTGGGCAGCAAGACCACCAGCGAAGTCTGGGCGCTCGACGCCAATCTGCCGCACCTGCCCTTCACGTGCCTGGCGCCACGGGTCGAAGATCACGAGTACGACGTCGATCACGGCCTGCTTGATGGCGTATGGACATGGTTCATCCGCAGCAACCGTGACGGCATCAACTACGCGCTGTATCAGGCGCCGGACACCGGCACCGCGCCGACCGAAGCCGACTGGCAGAACCTGATCCCCCACAGCGATACGGTGATGCTCGACGGCGTCAGCCTCAACACCGAGGCCATGACCCTGAGCCTGCGCGAAGGTGGCCTGCCGATCATCGAAGTTCACCCACACGGTCTGGCGCCGTATCGCGTGCAATTGCCGGACGCGGCCTACAGCCTGTATGTGCAAAACAGCCTGGAGTTTGAAAGCGACCGCATTCGCCTGCGCTACGAAGCGTTGAACCGTCCGGCACAGGTTCGCCAACTGATTCTCGCCAGCGGCGAACAAACGGTGTTGAAAGAAACCCCGGTACTTGGCCCCTTCGATGCCGACGCTTACGTTAGCCAGCGTCTGTGGGCAACGGCGCCGGACGGCACGCAAGTGCCGATCAGTCTGGTGATGAAGCGCGAAATGGTTGGCAAAGCGGTGCCGCTGTACCTGTACGGTTATGGCGCCTACGGTTCGAGCCTTGATCCGTGGTTTTCTCACGCGCGCCTGAGCCTTCTGGATCGGGGCATGGCCTTCGCCATCGCCCATGTGCGCGGCGGCGGTGAACTGGGCGAAGCCTGGTATCGCGCCGGCAAGCAGGAACACAAGCACAACACCTTCAGCGATTTCATTGCCTGCGCCGAGTTTCTGATCCTCAACGGCATTACCACGGCGGAAAAACTGGCGATCAGCGGCGGCAGCGCGGGTGGTTTGCTGATTGGCGCGGTGCTCAACCAGCGTCCGGATCTGTTCGCCGTGGCGATTGCCGAAGTGCCGTTCGTCGACGTGCTCAACACCATGCTCGATCCGGATCTGCCGCTGACCGTCACCGAATATGACGAATGGGGCAATCCTGAAGAGCCGGAGGTTTACGAGCGGATCAAGGCTTACGCGCCGTACGAAAACGTCAGCGCGCAGGACTATCCTGCAACGCTGGTAATCGCCGGCTACAACGACAGCCGCGTGCAATATTGGGAAGCGGCCAAGTGGGTGGCGAAACTGCGCGCGACCAAGACTGACAACAACGTGCTGCTGCTCAAGACTGAACTGGGCGCCGGGCATGGCGGGATGAGCGGGCGCTATCAGGGATTACGTGACGTAGCACTCGAATACGCATTTGTTTTCAAGGTTTTGGGTCTGGCCTGA
- a CDS encoding MFS transporter gives MDTMTENDYLIAWGLYAFAAVGCLLVWMRLTTWMWRWLREPLRVLMAVLLFSPTIIDPVKAKVAPSIAITALDLAFKVGNNAWRAISDLFMYSMIAFGIYLIFVLIRFPIEASRARREQAEAAKAAARADDRDDDQPFGGAGDDRYGRPPVPNNPQRMRVEPRL, from the coding sequence ATGGACACCATGACCGAGAACGACTATCTGATCGCCTGGGGCCTCTACGCCTTTGCCGCTGTGGGCTGCCTGTTGGTATGGATGCGCCTGACCACCTGGATGTGGCGCTGGTTGCGCGAGCCGCTGCGTGTGCTGATGGCGGTGTTGTTGTTCAGCCCGACCATCATTGATCCGGTGAAAGCCAAGGTTGCACCGTCCATCGCCATTACCGCGCTGGACCTGGCTTTCAAGGTCGGCAACAACGCCTGGCGGGCGATCTCCGATCTGTTCATGTACAGCATGATCGCTTTCGGCATCTACCTGATCTTTGTGCTGATCCGCTTCCCGATCGAAGCTTCCCGCGCGCGTCGAGAGCAGGCCGAGGCCGCCAAAGCTGCCGCCCGCGCCGATGACCGCGATGACGATCAACCGTTTGGCGGCGCTGGTGATGACCGTTACGGTCGCCCGCCAGTACCAAACAATCCGCAGCGCATGCGGGTCGAGCCGCGCCTGTAA
- a CDS encoding class II glutamine amidotransferase: MCELLGMSANVPTDIVFSFTGLMQRGGRTGPHRDGWGIAFYEGRGLRLFQDPAASCESEVANLVQRYPIKSEVVIGHIRQANVGKVCLSNTHPFVRELWGRNWCFAHNGQLADFTSIKSFYRPVGDTDSEAAFCDLLNRVRAAFPEPVDIEALLPDLVAACAEYRSKGVFNCLLSDGDWLFCYCSTKLAQITRRAPFGPARLKDVDVIVDFQAETTPNDVVTVIATEPLTENETWTRYEPGQWSLWRRGECVSQGKTE, translated from the coding sequence ATGTGTGAATTACTGGGCATGAGTGCCAACGTGCCGACCGATATCGTGTTCAGCTTCACCGGCCTGATGCAGCGCGGCGGCCGCACCGGCCCGCACCGCGACGGCTGGGGCATTGCCTTCTATGAGGGCCGTGGCTTGCGTCTGTTTCAGGACCCGGCGGCGAGTTGCGAATCGGAAGTAGCCAATCTGGTACAGCGTTATCCGATCAAGAGCGAAGTGGTCATCGGCCACATCCGCCAGGCCAACGTCGGCAAGGTCTGCCTGTCCAACACCCACCCGTTCGTCCGTGAACTGTGGGGGCGCAACTGGTGTTTCGCGCATAACGGCCAGCTCGCCGATTTCACCTCGATCAAAAGCTTCTACCGCCCGGTCGGCGATACCGACAGCGAGGCGGCATTCTGCGATTTGCTCAATCGCGTGCGTGCAGCTTTTCCGGAGCCGGTCGATATAGAAGCGCTGCTGCCGGATCTGGTTGCCGCGTGCGCCGAATACCGCAGCAAAGGCGTATTCAACTGCTTGCTCAGCGATGGCGACTGGCTGTTCTGCTATTGCTCGACCAAACTCGCACAGATCACCCGGCGCGCACCGTTCGGCCCGGCGCGTCTGAAGGATGTCGACGTGATCGTCGATTTTCAGGCAGAAACCACGCCCAACGACGTGGTCACGGTGATCGCCACCGAGCCTTTGACCGAAAACGAAACCTGGACCCGCTACGAACCGGGCCAATGGAGCCTGTGGCGACGCGGCGAATGCGTAAGCCAGGGCAAGACCGAATAA
- a CDS encoding DUF2937 family protein, with product MLLSYVRLVLFAAGLLIGVQVPGFINDYAKRVEAHLIEAQTGLRGFQGTAEQFFKGDMQALVAHYRASEDPVFRSDADSLSTLLSRQIALDKQFQAMQGPWYIRFLQVVLAADPDIRKETWNGYSYQILLTPEAMIWGMSGALLLSLGIECLFRLIDWVVLGGRRLRQSRPIEDRDVRGL from the coding sequence ATGTTGCTCAGTTATGTACGGCTGGTGTTGTTTGCGGCGGGCCTGTTGATCGGTGTCCAGGTGCCGGGATTCATCAACGATTACGCGAAACGGGTCGAGGCGCATCTGATCGAGGCGCAGACCGGTCTGCGCGGTTTTCAGGGGACTGCCGAGCAGTTTTTCAAAGGCGATATGCAAGCGCTGGTGGCGCATTATCGCGCCAGTGAAGACCCGGTGTTTCGCAGCGATGCCGACAGCCTGAGCACTTTGCTCAGCCGCCAGATCGCGTTGGACAAGCAGTTCCAGGCGATGCAGGGCCCGTGGTACATCCGCTTCCTGCAAGTGGTGTTGGCCGCTGATCCGGATATCCGCAAGGAAACCTGGAACGGTTACAGTTATCAGATCCTGCTGACGCCGGAAGCGATGATCTGGGGCATGAGCGGCGCGTTGTTGCTGTCGCTCGGCATTGAATGCCTGTTCCGACTGATCGACTGGGTCGTCCTCGGTGGCCGACGTTTGCGCCAGAGCCGGCCGATCGAAGACCGCGACGTGCGTGGGTTGTAA
- a CDS encoding LysR family transcriptional regulator, translating into MNLKFLETFVWVARLKSFRLTADKLFTTQASISSRIAVLEGELGVKLFLRDSRGVSLTPEGLKVLEYAEQMLDTMSALKQSIETRSSKVGRVRIGVMDTVIHTWLSPLVAQMTDLYPRVEIELVADTSLNLCDQLQKGFLDIVLQTDLIRHESVRSLELASHPLGWIVASNSIYNRDYADLTELAQERIITYSKNSRPHQDLLALMQASGVIAPRLNCVNSVSAITRLLRDGFGIGVLPPVLVAEELARGELTLLDIDQRPPNLQVVVSWRMGVEWVEEIVTLCQQVLAGYAQKVGDGYVVLTP; encoded by the coding sequence ATGAATCTGAAGTTTCTCGAGACCTTTGTCTGGGTCGCCCGACTGAAGAGTTTTCGCCTGACCGCCGACAAGCTGTTCACCACCCAGGCGTCGATCTCCAGCCGCATTGCGGTGCTGGAAGGCGAGTTGGGGGTGAAGCTGTTTCTGCGCGATTCGCGCGGTGTCAGCCTGACGCCCGAAGGGTTGAAAGTACTGGAGTATGCCGAGCAGATGCTCGACACGATGTCGGCACTGAAGCAGTCGATCGAGACCCGTTCGAGCAAGGTCGGCCGGGTGCGTATTGGCGTGATGGACACGGTAATCCACACCTGGCTCAGCCCGTTGGTGGCGCAGATGACCGATCTGTATCCACGGGTGGAAATCGAGTTGGTGGCGGATACTTCACTGAACCTCTGCGATCAGCTGCAAAAAGGTTTTCTCGACATCGTTCTGCAAACCGATCTGATCCGCCATGAGAGTGTGCGCAGTCTGGAGCTGGCCAGTCATCCGCTGGGCTGGATTGTCGCGAGTAATTCGATCTACAACCGCGACTATGCTGACCTCACCGAACTGGCGCAGGAACGGATCATCACTTACTCGAAAAACTCCCGACCGCATCAGGACCTGCTCGCGTTGATGCAGGCCAGCGGCGTGATTGCGCCGCGTTTGAATTGCGTGAATTCGGTGTCGGCGATTACCCGGTTATTGCGTGATGGATTTGGGATTGGTGTGCTGCCACCGGTGTTGGTCGCCGAAGAGTTGGCTCGGGGCGAATTGACTTTGCTCGACATCGATCAACGGCCACCGAACTTGCAAGTGGTGGTGTCGTGGCGGATGGGGGTTGAGTGGGTCGAGGAGATTGTGACGTTGTGTCAGCAGGTGTTGGCGGGGTATGCGCAGAAGGTTGGTGATGGGTATGTGGTTTTGACCCCTTAA